In the Diprion similis isolate iyDipSimi1 chromosome 2, iyDipSimi1.1, whole genome shotgun sequence genome, one interval contains:
- the LOC124416206 gene encoding zinc finger BED domain-containing protein 4-like: protein MVSQALGAGTTAHSSMEVIQYPAGYPVSNPVVKLKLCCRCDARGASPYHKLKSSVWRFFKICKDDDKKAECTLCADDVSSSVRKMVRGKTPKSFSTKPLWNHLEGRHPQHYKSVKSNTEESVDENDPPIPSTSNLAQQVKREIQPSLEMVIRKKQMWSLDDRRAADISKIICEMIALDAEPFALVEREGFGRLIRHLAPQYPLPSRTYFSQNVMPNIYEKLRSTIQQTLTRAAYISFTTDIWTATANNESFISLTAHCLSSENMQWEVYALETKHFPDSHTGYNISEVLNYALERWNVPNEKIHVIVRDNAANMIAGTNLMVAESVGCFIHSLQFVIHDAIFSQRGVVDILGKCRKIVTHFSHSSLACSKLKKIQDNSKLSTHKLIQDVSTRWNSTFYMLTRLHEQKQAVTAYASEYDIPTFTANQWNTVESIIRVLQPFEEITKQASADAEAIGYVIPAVATLNSYLSKRQKDAGILLLKQELQKALQNCFLSSESQGLNVQKSRPFVLATFLDPRYKTHFLQDASTARGWIISDLIAVSTKDLQETTNRTENLNAPPSISEVQADAHENIWKCFDEIANVSKSDEDSSLEETDSASKDDSERLEFERQPSDRSRKRIAAYNAEVDKYLAQPLLAREENPLLWWKLHAKEYPKLTPLVLKYLRAPPSSVNSERLFSAAGRIYTENRNLKLSAEQYIEDYCYPVIRPDSSAIRLFGRIIKSRLDRPDTG, encoded by the exons ATGGTTAGTCAGGCTCTGGGCGCGGGAACAACGGCGCACAGCTCCATGGAGGTCATCCAG TATCCAGCCGGATATCCGGTATCTAATCCGGTAGTTAAACTCAAACTGTGCTGCCGCTGCGACGCGCGCGGCGCATCACCGTACCAC AAACTTAAATCCAGTGTgtggagatttttcaaaatatgcaaAGACGACGACAAAAAAGCTGAGTGTACACTTTGTGCCGATGATGTTTCATCTTCGGTGCGGAAAATGGTTCGTGGAAAAACGCCTAAATCATTTTCTACCAAACCATTGTGGAATCATCTAGAGGGAAGACATCCACAGCATTACAAATCAGTGAAAAGTAATACTGAAGAGTCTGTTGACGAAAATGATCCGCCAATCCCGTCTACTTCTAACTTGGCACAACAAGTGAAACGGGAAATCCAACCTAGCCTCGAAATGGTGATAAGAAAGAAACAGATGTGGTCTCTCGATGATCGTCGAGCCGCGGATATATCGAAAATTATAT GTGAAATGATAGCACTAGATGCTGAGCCTTTCGCATTAGTCGAAAGAGAAGGATTCGGTCGATTAATCCGGCACTTGGCTCCACAATACCCTTTGCCAAGCAGGacgtatttttctcaaaacgtGATGCCGAACATATACGAAAAGCTGCGCAGTACGATTCAACAGACATTGACGAGAGCAGCTTATATATCTTTTACAACAGATATCTGGACTGCTACTGCTAATAATGAGTCTTTTATTAGTTTAACCGCTCACTGCTTGTCGTCAGAAAACATGCAATGGGAGGTATATGCGCTAGAAACCAAACACTTCCCTGACAGCCATACTGGCTACAACATTTCAGAGGTGTTGAATTATGCTCTGGAGAGGTGGAATGTtcctaatgaaaaaattcacgttatCGTGAGAGATAACGCGGCAAATATGATTGCCGGAACAA ATCTCATGGTAGCAGAAAGTGTCGGCTGCTTTATCCACTCTCTACAATTTGTTATACACGATGCTATTTTTTCGCAACGAGGTGTGGTTGACATTCTAGGCAAGTGTCGGAAGATAGTCACCCATTTTAGTCATTCTTCGCTTGCCTGCTCTAAATTGAAGAAGATTCAGGACAATTCAAAGCTTTCAACACATAAATTGATCCAAGATGTGTCGACTCGGTGGAATTCAACATTCTACATGCTAACGCGTCTCCATGAACAAAAACAAGCTGTGACTGCATATGCATCTGAATACGATATTCCCACCTTTACTGCCAACCAGTGGAATACAGTTGAAAGCATCATTCGCGTTTTGCAACCATTCGAAGAAATCACGAAGCAAGCAAGTGCAGATGCTGAAGCAATCGGGTACGTCATTCCTGCAGTGGCAACTCTAAATTCTTATCTCTCGAAGCGACAGAAGGATGCGGGAATACTACTCCTTAAGCAAGAGTTACAAAAGGCccttcaaaattgttttttaagttcagAATCACAAG GACTGAACGTGCAAAAGAGTCGGCCCTTTGTACTAGCGACCTTCCTTGATCCGCGATACAAAACTCACTTTCTGCAAGATGCATCAACGGCTCGAGGATGGATAATTAGTGACTTAATTGCAGTTAGCACCAAGGATCTGCAAGAAACTACAAATAGGACAGAGAATTTGAACGCCCCACCATCAATCAGTGAAGTCCAGGCTGATGCTCATGAAAACATATGGAAATGCTTCGATGAAATTGCCAACGTTTCGAAGTCTGACGAAGACAGCAGTCTCGAGGAGACTGATAGTGCTTCAAAGGATGATTCAGAGAGGCTAGAGTTCGAGCGACAACCGAGTGATAGAAGCCGCAAAAGAATCGCAGCGTATAACGCAGAAGTCGACAAATACCTTGCTCAACCATTGTTAGCGAGAGAGGAAAATCCGCTACTGTGGTGGAAACTTCACGCCAAGGAGTACCCAAAACTCACACCACTTGTACTGAAATACTTGCGTGCCCCCCCTTCTTCCGTAAATTCGGAAAGACTGTTTAGTGCAGCAGGAAGAATATATACGGAAAACAGGAATC TAAAATTATCTGCTGAACAGTATATTGAAGATTATTGCTATCCGGTTATCCGGCCGGATAGTAGTGCTATCCGGTTATTCGGTCGGATAATTAAAAGTAGGCTGGATAGGCCGGATACCGGATAG